DNA sequence from the Aphelocoma coerulescens isolate FSJ_1873_10779 chromosome 27, UR_Acoe_1.0, whole genome shotgun sequence genome:
GTGTCCGtgcgtgtctgtgtgtgtccccctgctccagcccccagctcGGTCCCGTGGCTCCGCTGGCTCCGCTCCCGCTCTGTAGAATAGCTGCCACACTCCCCCACAGCTCTCTAGTAAtgcttgcttggttttttttttttctctcttccactcttgttatatttttactttctttttttctttgtgatgTGACGTTTTCAGCTGATGTATTGAAAGCAAACCCTTCTAATTTGGGAGTCCAGATCACAAGAGTGAGTTTCTTTCTACTGGTGTCTGTAGTTGTCTTTTTTGTGTGTCCTCCCCTCTGATTTTGGTAACAATCAACCACATTTAGTAAATACAATTAGGTAAGAGAATCCTCTGTCTTGTCCAATCTCCCCCTTTTTCACAAAGCAATGTTCTCTTTACATTGGGCCAGCTTAATTCCTCTAATTTGAGCTTTGGGTTGGTTTCCAGATCCACTGTTTCTGTGTGTGGCAGTCTGACTGTGCTCCAGGAAAGAGGCAGAGTCAGCCAGCCAGAAGTATTTAGAATTCACCAGTGATTTGTACATCCTGTACAAGAATTGTTCCAAAGTGACTCCTGCTCTGAGTCCCGTTAGTCTCTCAGGCCCTTCACGAAATGCCTGAAAAACATGAAACTTTTTCCAAAAGCTGAGTACAGGATGCGTTCTGGAACTGGGCCCTTTGAAAGGGTTTTGAATTGTGCACTAAAAAAGAACAATGAGTCCCTTTAGGATGGTAGAGGTCTGTCTTTGTTGCTTTCTGGTTTAAACTTCTGTAGAGCACTCTAAAAAGATGTTGTGAATATCCACATATATtccaaggaaaaccagcagcctcTTCTCCTAGTGCTCTGAGACAAGGACTTTCCAAAATGTTCTGAAGTCTTGGATGTTTATTTTCTATTAGAATTGGCTACCTAGACTTCCTCAGTGATGTTAGGATGTTTGAAATTCCTTGGGATTGGGTTTTCTCCCTCTTGATAAGATTCTGGGGAACTTGGTGCTTCTGCCCCCCAAAGTATTCAACCCCAAGGGTCCCTCCTGCCTTTAGAGCAGTTTGTTTCTTAGAGACCCTCAGAACTACTGTCAGGAAAACAAGTAACTGGTTGTGGTGTATGTTGTATTCTGGATTTGCTCATGAAATCATTTGCATGGGATTTTTGGCTCCTTCTCCAATGTAATGGTACATTGCTTTTGTCAGATGTCATTCCTGGGTACCTCTGGCTATCAACCAGATAATCCCTCCTGTCCTTTGGCCCGTGCTCTTGACTTGTGTCATGCACTGTTTGTCAAGTACATCTGCACCCTGCAAGAGCAGCAAAGTAAACAATccttcttcttttccccttttccttccagaaTTTGCTTGTTGCTTCGAAATCAGCTTTGTTGTCCATGCAAAAGAAAATCAGTAATGTTGATTGGAAAGGGGTATACACAGAACTTGAAGTCATAGCCAAAAGTGACCACCAGTTGtcttttccttcagctgctggGAGGATGGCAATGTGCTCCATGGGGTTTGTTGAGCTAAGATGCTGTTGCTCCATCCTGGCTCAATAAATGTCCCTGGGGAGGGGCTTGACACTGCAGTTTCCAGTGCTacagcaaagagctgctctTGGATAAACCACAAACAGCTTTGATCTGATCCATCCCTGCTTTCTTTTGCCTCAGAGGTTGAAAGATCTCAAGCAAAGGGAATTTGCTCGCAATGTCTCATCGAGATCCCGGAAAGATGagaggaagcaggagaaagCCCTGCGGCGCCTACATGAGctggctgagcagaggaggcagCCTGAGTGGTGAGTCTGGGTGGTCCCCAGCACCCCTggagcccaggggctgcagccctgggctgggctggcattCCTGCTCTGGGATACTGCACAGGTTTTGAGGGCAAAGCTTCACACTGGTGTTTGGGGCTCATGCTGTGGTTTTGGTAGGAGCAAATTCACTAAACCGATCATGCAGAGTGCATCCCCAAATTTCTTTATCCAGCAATACATTTTCTTCAGGAatttaatattattaaaaaCTTTGAGTGGCTGTATAATGATACTTTAATGCACGTGTCTGGGTATAAGACCACTTGAACTGTGTGAGATTGTCTCAGCTGAGGGCTGGATCCTCcttcagagggacagggacaccagtCAGCTgtgttctctctctccctgttccACAGTGCTCCTGGAAGTGGGCCCATGTTCAGGACCACCACGGTGGCTGTGGACGAGGAAGGTGGAGACGACGACGATTCCGCAGCCAACAGCGGCTCCTTCATCCAGACCAGCTCTGGCCAGGCCACGGAGATGACCACGGACAGAGGCTTCCTGAACACTGGACAAGGCACTGTGATGCCAGGCCAGACGCCCGCCCAGGGGGCACAGGCCATCAGCTTCGGCATTAAGAGCTCTCTGGGAGCTCCGCTGCAGAAGATCGGGGTGTCCTTTTCCTTCGCCAAGAAGACCCCAGTGAAGCTGGAGACCATTGCTTCTGTTTTCAAGGACCACGGGGAGGAGTCCAGTTCTGCAGATGGGGCAAAAGGTGATGAGAGGGGCTCCTCAGAGGCTGGCAGCCTGCAGAAATCCGGGGAGGGTGAAGGCACCAATAATTCTGATGGCAAGGCAGAGGACGATGACCAGCACGACAAGGACAGCGGGGCTCTGGCAAGCACCTTATCCAAACTGAAGAAGATGAGGCGAGAAGATGGACCAATGGCCGTGGAGCCCGAATATTACCACTACATCCCCCCAGCCCACTGTAAAGTAAAGCCCAACTTTCAATTCCTGCTTTTCATGAAGGCTACTGAGCAAACAGAAGCTGAAAATGTGAACAAAAAAAACGCGCACGAAGTGAAAAAGGGGAGttcccccaaacccaaaccaggcAAGCACACGGAAAAGGCTGCTGAGAGCACGGGGCAGCAGAAGGAGCAAAGTACTACTGaaagtgcagctcagcagggcAAAACGGAACGAAAAGACATCCCAGAGAATGAAAATACGCAGGAGAGCAAACACCTTCCAGAGAGCAACCCCCCCGAgccagacactgctaaagaagctcctcctcctgccttggGCTGCAGAGATGGCTCTGAAGGACCAAAGCACCCCACAGGaccttttttccctgttctgaGTAAGGATGAAAGCACGACGCTGCAGTGGCCTTCAGAGCTGCTTATCTTCACCAAAGCTGAGCCCTCTGTGTCCTACAGCTGCAACCCCCTGTACTTCGACTTCAAGCTCTCCCGGAACAAGGATGCAAAAGGGAAAGGGGCAGAGAAATCCAAGGATCCAGGAGGGCTTTGTAAAGACAACACTCAGAGCACAGAACCTGGTGAGGTGAGCAAAGCCAAGGAGGCTGAAAGTGTAGGGAACAGTTCTGCTCAAAAAATGGAGAACAAATCCCAGGGCAAGCAGGAGTCCGGTCTGGGAGGTGTCGGtaagggagagggggaggacaGCAGTAAGAGCGTAACAGGTAAGAGTAAATCTGGAAGGTCCCataaacacaaaaagaaaaagaagcacaAAAAGTCCAGCAGACACAAACGCAAACACAAGGAGGAAGCTGAGGAGAAGGCCCGGAAAGCTGAGCTGGGGGAAGAGAAACCCAAGAAACGGAAAAGGCACAGGCACAAAAAAGGTAAATCCTCCCTTTCAACAGAGTCAGACCGGGCACTGAAATCTGAACTCTCCGAAGACTGCAGccatttccagaagaaaaagcGATGCTCCCAGGAGTTCCAGAGGAAATCCCTGTCTGCTGAGGAGGGGAGCAGCGGTAAAAAAGAGGATGGAGGTAACTCCTGCCAAGAGCATGGCAGCAAAAAACACAAGGCTGAGCTTCAACAGGTGCCTGGTGCGAGGAAGCGCTGCCCGGCTCTGTCCCAAGCCCGGAGCGGCCGCCGGAGCCGGCAGAGCAGCGGCGACTACGACAGCGACGAGGGCTCCCCTGGCAAGCACTGCCGCCAGAAGTCCCCGTCGCAGTACAGCGACGACTACGACTCGGGCAGCGAGCACTCGCGCAGCCGCTCCCGCTCGGGCCACAGGCACTCCTCGCACAGGTCCTACTCCAGCAGCTCGGACGCGTCCTCGGAGCACAGCCGCTACAGCCGCCGCAGGAGCTACTCGGAAGACAGCTACAGCGACTACAGCGACCGCTCCCGCTGCCACTCCAAGCGCTCCCAGGACTCGGAGGATGACTCCGACTACAACAGCTCAAACCACCGCTCGAAGCGGCGCAAATACTCCTCCTCGGAAGATGACTACAGCTCGAGCAGGAGCAGGTCCAGGAGCCGGAGCAGGAGCCGAACCCACCCTCGAGGCAGGTCGAGATCGAGGAGCCGGGGCaggagccacagcagcagctgcagccgcaGTCACAGCAAGAGGAGGAGCCGCAGCGTGACGGGCCGGAGCTGGAAGCGCAGCCGCAGCTACAGCCGGGACCGCAGCCGCAGCACCCGCAGCCACTCGCAGAGGTCCCTGTCACGGAAGGGCTCGCGGGGCCACGAGAGCCCCGAGGAGCGAAGGTCTGGCAGAAGGGACTTCATCAGGTCCAAGATCTATCGCTCCCAATCTCCCCACTATTTCCGGACAGGCCGAGGTGAAGGGTCACTGCTGAAGAAAGAGGATGGCAAAGGAGAGGATCTGAAAGGATCTGGCTCCCTCTCCCAGAACAGCAGCGGCTCCGGCATGGGGCGGGCCTCGGAAGGAGACTGCAGTCCTGAGGAGAGGAACTCCGTCACTGCAAAGCTGCTCCTGGAAAAGGTGCAGTCCAGGAAGGTTGAGAAGAAGCCCTGTGTCACTGATGAGATGCTGTCAGGGGCAAACAAGGTGGGCATAAAGCTCAAAGATCCTCCCCAGGGCTACTTTGGCCCCAAACTGCCTCCTTCCTTAGGCAACAAACCAGTTCTCCCTTTAATTGGGAAGCTGCCAACCATTCGGAAACCAAACTCGAAAAGATATGAGGAGTCTGGCTTGGAGAGGGGcgaggagcaggagctgtcagaTGCTGAGGATGGTTCCCAAGGCATGGAGGAGGGTCAGCTGGCCGGCCAGTCTCTCCTGGAAGATGTGGTGATGGTAATTCAGGACAAACCTCTGGATGAGCAGAAACGTGATGAAGCTGCCGTGGAGATGCCGTCCCTTCCCCTGGATGCGCCGGCGCTCCCCGAGTGCTTCGGCTCCGGAGATCTGGTCATGCCACACAACTTCCTCTCAGATCCGAGCGATGGTGACGGACCGGAGCCTATGGATGGGGGCAACCAGCCGGTCCCAGTGGAAACCAGTATGATGCCCTTAGTTCCAGATGTTGAGCACTTTCCTGGCTACGTGCCTCAGAGCGGGGAGCCAAGCATGGAAGGGGATCGGGAAGGGGCAGAAGATTCCTCTCTAGCCCCTCTGGAGAGCCAGCCCATCACCTTCACCCCCGAGGAGATGGAGAAGTACAGCAAGCTGCAGCAGGCGGCCCAGCAGcacatccagcagcagctgctggccaaGCAAGTCAAGGCCTTCCCCGCCTCAGCCGCCCTGGCGCCGGCCGCACCCGCGCTCCAGCCCATCCACATCCAGCAGCCGGCGGCGGCGTCAGCCACGTCCATCACGACGGTGCAGCACGCCATCCTGCAGCACcacgctgccgccgccgccgccgccatcggCATCCACCCCCAcccgcacccccagcccctcgctCAGGTCCACCACATCCCCCAGCCACACCTGACGCCCATTTCCTTGTCCCACCTGACCCACTCGATTATTCCGGGGCACCCCGCCACGTTTCTGGCCAGCCATCCCATCCACATCATTCCGGCGTCTGCCATCCACCCGGGCCCCTTCACCTTCCACCCGGTCCCTCATGCTCTCTACCCGACCCTCCTTGCTCCCAGGCCTGCGGCCGCCGCTGCTGCCACGGCCCTGCACCTCCACCCCCTGCTGCACCCCATTTTCTCAGGACAGGACTTGCAGCATCCCCCCAGCCATGGCACATGAAGGACAAAATGAAGGAACCTCGGAGGAAGGAGAATATTTGGTGTTTTGGGAAGGGGTTGGAGTCGAGCCAGTGGGCAGGTGAGGCCTGAGCAATTCCTTTCACTCTTGAGCAGCCAAAGAAGCCGAGGCTCGAGGGCTGGGCTGTTGGCTGTATCCACGCCCAGGGATGTCTCGCTCCGACGCCTCCGTGCACGCAGCAGCACCGCTCCAGAAGAATCATTTCACCTTTGGAACAGCGAGACACTTGGAAaggcttttttcccctggattCTTACACTTGGTCATCTTCCTTCTGCCACCTTGTATATGATAAATGAAGTTTCATACACACTAATAGGTTCTCTAAAAATCCTTTTAATGAGGTCATCTAATTAAGATAGCATGATTGAATCCGGCTTGTAATCGGCGATGGAACATCGGGAGCTGTCGGctgtggaggggctggaggcCTCAGTTTTCAGGCATTGCAGGAGGTTCCTTGGCCCCCGTCACTGCACACGTGGGTTTTTCTTGGTGTGAGCAGCAAAGGTGGAAGTAAGATCTTGGTGTAAAGAGGAGaaggagctctgtgtgtgttctCAGAGCTCCCATCCTTCTTCATCCTGCATCCGCGTTCTCCCGCGCCAGGACCATGCCTGGATATCCCAGACTGGAGAGGTGTTCTCCGGGTAGGGGTTGGGATTCCAGTCTGGGCTTTGATCAGTCTTCTcctgaaagggggaaaaaatcactcTGAATTCCATCTTCTGTGGTGTTGGGAaagaggcactgggatgggagagaggaggaaaatccTTTTAGGAATTGAAGCAATACAGAGGACAGGGGAGCGTGGCCGGGGTGTAAAGCGTGTTCTTTCCTCTGTAACACTGATGGTTTCCTTATTAAtttataggattttttttttttttatgtaaagAATTGCACTGAACTCTGTAAACAAAGATGCTGCTTTTTGTAGCTCCTATCAAAGGTTACATTTGTAGTATATCgcaataatattttttacagCCAGTTCTTAGTGGTACCTGTTCTGGTGGCTTCTGTGTAAATATGTTTGCTGTAGGTGACCCAAGACACTTGTAAAGGTTCAATTTATAGTTTCGGCTAGATGCAGAACAACTAAGCATGTATATTTTATCAAGCTCATGTATTTTTGAAGTTTTTATGTACTATAAAatgtaaaaacaacaaaaaaaattcctcatttagaattttgcagaagaaaaaaaaaccaacaggtgAGACTTGGGCAAGGTGAGGGGTGTGGGGGTAGCAGTGACTCTGGCAGGTAATGCTGCGTTCCTCCCTGCCATAGGAAtgggcactggagcagcctggggagcagcaggaatttgggcTGCTCCCAGAGTACACATAGCCCTTTTtatccctttttcctttccttttcctcccctttggAGGAGGCTGGTGCAGGGGAGCCTTGGGACTGTTCCCATCCCACACCCCGAGTTACTCCATAAGGGATTTCCCTGTTCTCCCAGCATGGCCCCGGCTGCAGGTGCCACTGCCCGTGGGAGCTGCCCCCTCCCAGCGCAGGGGatgagctgctgctgtcccctctcACCGGGCACTGTGGCTGTCACAGCCCTTGGGGCACCACCGCTGGAGGGAGGGATTTCAGAGCAGTGGGGGGACACGGTGACATCCCTGTCCCTTTCCTTGtcccccttccccatcctcatcttcttccctgtcccctcctggagCGCAGCACGAGACCAGGCAGAGTCAAAGGCTCAAAACCCCCTGAGCTCCCTCACTGTGTAAACGAGAAATTGGAGCAGGTCAGAGTGACAGCAGTCACAAAAAAGGGACTCAATTTCCTGTAAATACCGAACAATTCAGTGTTACTGTCAGAGCTGAGCTTCGTAGGGCTCCGTGTCCCAGCCCTGTCACGCTGTGGGCAGGGATTGTTTTTGGACTTCAGGATAGCGCTAAAATAATTAACCTGTCATTACTTAACGAGCATAAACAGACTGTATTTAACTTTGTCACATaagatatatataaatatatatatatgctgtaaaatgagggaaaaaaacctttctaATAAACCAATGATTTGTGGAAAAAAAGATGCGATGGTTTGTGGTGGTGTGGAGCTGCTGTGTAGAGCACCAGACCCTCCTTTCCTAACCGAAGGCCCTGGTTTggttaaagggaaaaaatccaaacccctGCATGCCAGCAGGGTCGTCGGGGTCCAGGGTGTctcacctgcccttccctggcgGTAGCCCTGGAAGGAGGTGGCTGATGAGGGATGGTGCGGAAGTGCTGAAAGAAACAGGAAATTAAGTAATTGGACAGAAGAGAGAATTATAACTGCCCTGAAGGGGTCTGGTGTGGGCTCCAGCTGGGTTcagatgctgctgccagccGGGGATGAGACCTCCCAAAGAGGAGCAGCTGTCCCTGAGTCCGGTGTCCTCCTCTCCCGGGGCACAGAGCTGATCCGGGCTCAGCTGAACCCTTCCCACCCCGCGTAGCTCTGCCACGGCTTTGGGCAAATCCCACTCTCTTCcaactgcagctgctccagggcggCCGAGAGGCTCCAGCTGCTCcgaagggctggagcagccccggCTCTGGGGGCTGTGTCCCCCATCAGGGGCCAAGGTGCCACTTGGCTCTGTGGGgacccccctgtgcccctcgAGGCCCCCCGACTCCCCTGTCCTGCTTCCCACCTGCAGCTTCAGAgatggagaggaggaaagctcCTTTTCACACGGGCTGGCTCCCGGGGAGATGCCACCAGCTCTGGGTTGGCACGAGGAGCTGCCCGAGAGTCCTTAATTAATAGAGTTTAAATTAATTCTGCAGGGGCGTTCGGGGGCTGCCGGCGCTGTCcgggcagggctgagcccccGCGGCTGCCGCAGGCCTGGCTCGGCTGCGGGGCACCGGCTGTTccgcggggacagggacacgccTCGCTCACTTGGCTTGGGGCTGTCCCTACCGTGCCCCCCGTCCCTTGCCAGAGCCCTGCACAGCGCTGGTGCTGCCGGCCCCCCTCTCCCCTGgcagggttttggggtgtccctgccctggggaaGGGGACACAGTGTGGGGGTGATGCCCAGCGCTGGCGGGCTCGGTGCTGTCAGCTCCATCCGGCTGCGGAGGGGATATCGGGGGCGATGGAGGGGCCCTGTGCCCTGCTGTCCTCCCCCCTCCTCGCCACATTTCCGCTGGTAGGGACTGCCCGCACCCCGAAATAGCCACCCCAAGATGGACATCCCAAAATATCCACCCTAAGACCGGCACCCCGTGGTGGGCTGGATGCGGCCCCGGCGGGCGGTAGGCTCAGGCTGCTGTGGCCGTGTCCCCACCCTGTCACCGTGTCTTCCGGTGGCACTGCCACCTCCTGTCCCCCGCCCTGCTCCGACCCCATCCATCTCCCCCGCACCTCTCTGGCTCCCTGCAGGAGCGGATGTGCCTCCGGGGGGGTCCTTCCTGTGTTCCCCGTTCCCGCTGGCCCCGTCCCCAGCTGCGTCCCCCGAGATAAGCCAGGGACGCCCCGGGACGGGCTGTGCCGGCGCTGTGGCCACATTTTGGGGCGACGATGGGGCTGCTGcgggtgctgctgctcctcgggGGGCTGCGCCTGCCCCCCACCCTGGGGCttctccaggacccccccatcACCTTCGACGGACCCCCTGGCAGCTATTTCGGCTTCGCCCTGGATTTCCACATGAGCGAGGGAAGGTAGGGAGGCACCGGGGTGTCGAGGTCGGGCACGGCACCGGTCCCCGACCCTGACACCCGCTCTGCCTCCCCAGGCCCACCGTGGCGGTGGGGGCCCCCCGTGCCAACACCTCCCAGCCCGGAGTGGCTCAGCCCGGCGCCgtcttcctctgctcctggcccCGCAACGAGaccccctgccaccccctccCCATCGACACTGCGGGTGCGTGGGCGCTGTGGGGCGGGGGGTGGGCGCCGGGGGGGTGCCAGCTCCGTATATTCCCCCTCTCCCGCTCCCCCAGGGGACGAGATCGAGAGCCAGGGCACCTTGGAGCTCCACACCTACAAGTCGCACCAGTGGCTGGGAGCGTCCGTCACCAGCTGGGACGGCAAACTGGTGGTGGGTGCATCCGGGGGGGGGGATGTGGGCAGCCTTGGGTGGCGGCGGGGTGGGCACCCAGCCTGTCCCATCGCCGTGCCCAGGTCTGTGCCCCGCTGCAGCACTGGAACGCGATGGAGGGGCAGCACGAGGCGTTCCGCACCCCGACGGGCACCTGCTTCGTGCACAGCCCGGGGCAGCGGCGCGCGGTGTGGTACTCGCCCTGCCGCGACCAGACCATGGCCGGCACCTACCGCCAGAGGAGCTACGGTGAGCGGGGATCGGGGCCGGGGGGTGCCCCAAACCGGCGTCGGTCTGACCCTGCCCTGTGCCCTCAGTGTACGACAAGCGCTACTGCGAGATCGGCTTCAGCGCCGCTGTCACCCCGGTGAGAGGGGACCGGAGGGGCTCGGGGGACTCGGGGGACTCGGGCACCTTGGGGGTGGGGTCAGGGGGCTGCGTGGTCGGGGTGCCCCCCGGGATGCCCATGGGTTGCTGATAGAGATGCAGAGGGTGTGGCCAGGATGGTACCTGGGTGTAACGGCGGGGGACGTTAGGGTGGGGATGCTGAGATGGGGGACGCTGGAATGGGAATTCCAGGAGGAGAGATCCTAGGAGTGGGGGGGATGCTGGGGTGGGGGTGCCAGGATGGGGGATGCTTGCGTGGGGGATACTTGGGTGAGGATGCTTGGGGGAGATGCCAGGGTGCCCCAGGGTGATGCTGAGCCAGCTCCTCCCTCAGGACGGGACGCTGGTGCTGGGTGCCCCCGGCGGGTACTACTTCTCGGGTGAGTCCTTCCCGCCGGCGTTGCCACCCCGGCTGGTGTTCCCGGGCTGCTCCCTTTGATTGGGCACGGCGGGAGGAGGGCACCCCGCATGGGGTACCCCGTAAGTGCCACCCGCAGTGGCACTGGCAGCCCAGGGCGCGTGGCAGCGGGTGCCCCGGCAGTGCCGGTGCTCCCCCCGCGGTGTCCCCCAGGGCTCGTATACGCGGTGGAGATGGACAAGATCCTCAGGCGCTTCCTCGGCACGTCCCTGCTGTGGCCGGGGAGCCCCGGGCGCCCCACGGCGCCGGTGTCCAGCGATTACGAGGACGGGTACCGGGGTGAGCAGGGGGCACGGGCACCCTGCCccactgccagctcctgctgggacacCCCGGGGTCACCAATGCCTATCTCCCTGCAGGGTACTCGGTGGCTGTGGGCGAGTTTGATggcaaccccaaaaccaaaggtAGGGCTGGGGGGTGCAGGGGACAGGGGTTGGTGGGCCTGGGGCATCCCGGGGCTCCAGAGTGACCCTGCTCCCCTTCCCGAGGGGGCTGCACAGAGATTGTACCAGGACAGGGGTCCCATCCATCTCTGTGCCCTCATGCCCCCATGTCGCACCAGGGGTatccctgtgcccaccccagtgccagGGGTGTCCCCGTGCTCCCCTCAATGTCCCagtgtggggagggggcactcagggctctCATCCCTCGCAGAGTACGTGGTGGGGGTCCCCAACAAGAGCAACACGAGGGGTGAGGTGAGTGCTGCGGAGTGCCCGGTGCCGGTGCCTGGCcgaggggacaccaggggacgCCACCACGTGTCAccccgggctggggctggcgtctgacactgccctgggcaggtggAGATCTTCTCTGCGGGGGACACTCTGCGCTGGCTGCGGGGCATCGTCAGCCAGCAGGtacccctgccctgtgccacccccagcacccccggTGCTCCACAGCACTCCTgccccccatcccagccccccagcacccccctgctcccccagcccccccgacCACTGTGCTCCCGGCACCCCCCGGTGGCACCCTCTACCCGGACCCTTTCCAGGTGGCTTCGTACTTCGGGCACACGGTGGCAGTGGCCGATGTCGATGGGGACGGGTGAGAGCAGGGAcagtccccccccccccccccctccacggggacacccaggggtccTGCCGCGTGCCTGGCACACCGCTGGGTGCCCCCGGCCCCCAAACCTGGGGACCCTGACCCTGACCCCGCGCCGGGCACAGGCGGGACGATCTGCTGGTGGGTGCCCCCCTGTACATGGACCGGCGCCCCGACGGGCAGCGCAGCGAACTGGGGCGCCTCTACCTCTACCTGGGGCGGGGACAGCAGCCCCTCGCCGGGCCCCCCCAGACCCTGACGGGCACCCACCCCTACGGCCGCTTCGCCGCCGCCATCGCCAGCCTCGGGGACCTGGACAAGGACGGCTTCGGCGGTAACACCGCGGCGGGCAGGGGTGGGACGGGGGTCGTGCCACCCCTGGTGCCGCGCcttggggaaactgaggcagaagaGCCTGGGCAGGCGCTCACGTCCCTTCTGTCCCCAGACGTGGCCGTGGGTGCCCCGCAGGGGGGTGACAGTGGCAGCGGGCAGGTCTTCATCTTCCGCGGGCAGAGCGAGGGGCTGGCGCCGGTGCCCACGCAGCGCCTCAGCAGCCCcttccccggccccgccgccttcGGCTTCG
Encoded proteins:
- the GPATCH8 gene encoding G patch domain-containing protein 8 isoform X1, translating into MHLSCWVPVGAGAELAVSCENGSCLVHCSFLVSALQGKISNHPNPMCTAKLSCWAAADPSLCVPLPGRTDPIPIVVKYDVMGMGRMEMELDYAEDATERRRVLEVEKEDTEELRQKYKDYVDKEKAIAKALEDLRANFYCELCDKQYQKHQEFDNHINSYDHAHKQRLKDLKQREFARNVSSRSRKDERKQEKALRRLHELAEQRRQPECAPGSGPMFRTTTVAVDEEGGDDDDSAANSGSFIQTSSGQATEMTTDRGFLNTGQGTVMPGQTPAQGAQAISFGIKSSLGAPLQKIGVSFSFAKKTPVKLETIASVFKDHGEESSSADGAKGDERGSSEAGSLQKSGEGEGTNNSDGKAEDDDQHDKDSGALASTLSKLKKMRREDGPMAVEPEYYHYIPPAHCKVKPNFQFLLFMKATEQTEAENVNKKNAHEVKKGSSPKPKPGKHTEKAAESTGQQKEQSTTESAAQQGKTERKDIPENENTQESKHLPESNPPEPDTAKEAPPPALGCRDGSEGPKHPTGPFFPVLSKDESTTLQWPSELLIFTKAEPSVSYSCNPLYFDFKLSRNKDAKGKGAEKSKDPGGLCKDNTQSTEPGEVSKAKEAESVGNSSAQKMENKSQGKQESGLGGVGKGEGEDSSKSVTGKSKSGRSHKHKKKKKHKKSSRHKRKHKEEAEEKARKAELGEEKPKKRKRHRHKKGKSSLSTESDRALKSELSEDCSHFQKKKRCSQEFQRKSLSAEEGSSGKKEDGGNSCQEHGSKKHKAELQQVPGARKRCPALSQARSGRRSRQSSGDYDSDEGSPGKHCRQKSPSQYSDDYDSGSEHSRSRSRSGHRHSSHRSYSSSSDASSEHSRYSRRRSYSEDSYSDYSDRSRCHSKRSQDSEDDSDYNSSNHRSKRRKYSSSEDDYSSSRSRSRSRSRSRTHPRGRSRSRSRGRSHSSSCSRSHSKRRSRSVTGRSWKRSRSYSRDRSRSTRSHSQRSLSRKGSRGHESPEERRSGRRDFIRSKIYRSQSPHYFRTGRGEGSLLKKEDGKGEDLKGSGSLSQNSSGSGMGRASEGDCSPEERNSVTAKLLLEKVQSRKVEKKPCVTDEMLSGANKVGIKLKDPPQGYFGPKLPPSLGNKPVLPLIGKLPTIRKPNSKRYEESGLERGEEQELSDAEDGSQGMEEGQLAGQSLLEDVVMVIQDKPLDEQKRDEAAVEMPSLPLDAPALPECFGSGDLVMPHNFLSDPSDGDGPEPMDGGNQPVPVETSMMPLVPDVEHFPGYVPQSGEPSMEGDREGAEDSSLAPLESQPITFTPEEMEKYSKLQQAAQQHIQQQLLAKQVKAFPASAALAPAAPALQPIHIQQPAAASATSITTVQHAILQHHAAAAAAAIGIHPHPHPQPLAQVHHIPQPHLTPISLSHLTHSIIPGHPATFLASHPIHIIPASAIHPGPFTFHPVPHALYPTLLAPRPAAAAAATALHLHPLLHPIFSGQDLQHPPSHGT